A region from the Thauera humireducens genome encodes:
- a CDS encoding NUMOD3 domain-containing DNA-binding protein, with protein sequence MSKTGRPPKPPLYVLPHGIEVIGEYPPRGANRYWRVRIRPHPFFDGVKVVHGGCYVRRNRVILASKLGRALTQEEHAHHDDEDRGNDAAGNIERLTPAEHNRHHKTGAKHTAEAKQRISAGLKRAISEGVRPPPPPPNWTGRKHTEEAKARMSSTRRALISSGALPKSVPPSGKGRPMSDSAKERIRAAKLAYWARKKEQHL encoded by the coding sequence ATGAGCAAGACCGGCCGACCGCCCAAGCCGCCGCTCTACGTTCTGCCGCACGGCATCGAGGTCATCGGCGAATACCCGCCGCGCGGCGCCAATAGGTACTGGCGCGTGCGCATACGGCCTCACCCGTTCTTCGATGGCGTGAAGGTGGTTCACGGTGGCTGCTACGTGCGTCGCAATCGCGTGATCTTGGCGTCGAAGCTCGGGCGCGCCCTCACGCAGGAAGAGCATGCCCACCACGACGATGAGGACCGCGGCAACGATGCCGCCGGAAACATTGAGCGGCTGACGCCGGCCGAGCACAACCGCCACCACAAGACAGGTGCAAAGCACACCGCTGAAGCGAAGCAGCGCATCAGTGCGGGCCTCAAGCGGGCCATCTCGGAAGGGGTGCGCCCGCCTCCTCCGCCTCCCAACTGGACAGGCAGGAAGCACACCGAAGAGGCGAAGGCGCGCATGTCTTCGACTCGCCGAGCGCTAATTTCGTCCGGCGCATTGCCGAAGTCCGTCCCGCCATCCGGCAAGGGGCGGCCCATGTCCGATAGCGCGAAGGAACGAATTCGTGCTGCCAAATTGGCCTACTGGGCCAGGAAGAAGGAGCAACACCTATGA
- a CDS encoding tyrosine-type recombinase/integrase, translated as MTFDARAMKLLQAGQHLTSPEFPGLRLEATEHFRTWTYRYKSPIDGRMRQTKLGRWPAMSLHAAVAEWEKLRASREAGGDPALEAKQARAAGQLARSQAVAARAQSSYTVAALCNDYYEGYVRLSRAKKGADEVRRMFATMLGAFGDMAAAEVTRSHAFDLIQSYAAATPVQAKKLRSELGAAWDYAIDAGRLPDSVPNWWRLILRGKIKSKGKMIAGERVGTTKRVLSPDEIGALVRWLPNFTALVEDALTLYLWTGTRGAEIVAMEGREVRQEAGGIWWWTIPKAKTKNARHEGATDLRVPLFGRAQSVVLRRKERFGDGWLFPSKTRDGKLTHTEQKSIQVAVYYHQPYSTTRPESERARLSVTHWAPHDLRRSARTLLAAMGCPSDVAESVLGHMIPGVAGVYNRHQYDAERVEWLRRLADRLEELARFQA; from the coding sequence ATGACCTTCGATGCCCGCGCGATGAAACTGCTGCAGGCGGGGCAGCATCTTACCAGCCCCGAATTTCCGGGGCTTCGCCTCGAGGCGACTGAGCACTTCAGGACGTGGACCTACCGTTACAAGAGCCCGATCGACGGGCGAATGCGGCAGACGAAGCTCGGTCGCTGGCCGGCAATGTCGCTGCATGCCGCTGTCGCGGAGTGGGAGAAGCTGCGGGCGTCGCGTGAGGCTGGAGGCGATCCGGCTCTGGAGGCGAAGCAGGCGAGGGCGGCGGGCCAACTCGCCCGGTCGCAGGCCGTCGCGGCGAGGGCGCAGTCCAGCTACACCGTTGCTGCGCTCTGCAACGACTACTACGAGGGTTACGTCAGGCTCTCGCGCGCGAAGAAGGGGGCCGATGAAGTCCGCCGGATGTTCGCCACGATGCTCGGGGCGTTCGGCGACATGGCCGCGGCCGAGGTGACGCGTTCGCACGCCTTCGACCTGATCCAAAGCTACGCCGCAGCCACGCCGGTCCAAGCCAAGAAGCTACGCTCGGAGTTGGGCGCAGCCTGGGATTACGCGATCGACGCCGGCAGGCTTCCAGACTCCGTGCCGAACTGGTGGCGCCTCATCCTGCGCGGGAAGATCAAGTCGAAGGGAAAGATGATCGCGGGCGAGCGCGTTGGTACGACCAAGCGCGTGCTGTCGCCCGACGAGATCGGCGCGCTGGTCCGGTGGCTGCCGAATTTCACGGCCCTGGTGGAGGATGCGCTGACGCTGTACCTCTGGACGGGCACACGCGGCGCGGAGATCGTAGCGATGGAGGGGAGGGAGGTCCGGCAGGAGGCGGGTGGGATCTGGTGGTGGACGATCCCGAAGGCCAAGACCAAGAACGCGCGGCACGAGGGTGCAACGGATCTGCGCGTACCGCTGTTCGGGCGGGCGCAGAGCGTTGTGCTGCGCAGGAAGGAAAGATTCGGCGACGGCTGGCTATTCCCGTCGAAGACGCGCGACGGGAAACTGACGCACACTGAACAGAAAAGCATTCAGGTGGCGGTGTACTACCACCAGCCGTACAGCACGACGCGCCCGGAGTCCGAGCGCGCGCGGCTTTCTGTGACGCACTGGGCACCTCACGATCTGCGGAGGTCGGCGAGGACGCTGCTGGCCGCGATGGGCTGCCCGAGTGACGTGGCTGAATCGGTGCTTGGGCACATGATCCCAGGCGTGGCCGGTGTGTACAACAGGCATCAGTACGATGCTGAGCGAGTCGAGTGGCTGCGCCGCCTCGCTGACAGGCTCGAAGAACTTGCGCGGTTCCAGGCTTGA
- the mutS gene encoding DNA mismatch repair protein MutS, which translates to MQQYLRIKVQHPDTLLFYRMGDFYELFFEDAEKAARLLDITLTTRGQSSGQPIKMAGVPFHAVEQYLARLVKLGEAVVIAEQVGEPGATKGPMERAVSRIVTPGTLTDAALLDDRRDALLLSANLHRGVLGLAWLNLANGDFRLMQCPAETLQAQFERLRPAEVLIPDGLALPLLDTLAPALRRLADWQFDAETGTRLLTGHFGTRDLVGFGVEDLPVALGAAAALYDYAQATQRQTLAHVTGLVVERESEYLRLDAATRRNLELTETLRGEPAPTLLSLLDTCITSMGSRWLRHALHHPLRDRSAPAARQAAVAELVGEQGDYGIDSRDGRTAGAVRSALRGVADVDRITARIALRSARPRDLSALRDSLARLPELGAALADCNTTLLREVCAALEIAPDPLDLLQRAIDAEPAAMVRDGGVIAPGYDPELDELRGIQSNCGEFLLALEARERERSGIPNLKVEFNRVHGFYIEVSRANAEKVPDDYRRRQTLKNAERYITPELKAFEDKALSANERALAREKLLYETILDALAAHIPALQRIARALALLDGLAAFAEAALRYNYVRPRFRDTPGIDIAGGRHPVVERQVENFIRNDARLAPTRRMLMITGPNMGGKSTFMRQVALICLLAHVGSFVPADAAELGPLDAIFTRIGASDDLASGRSTFMVEMTEAAAILHGASEHSLVLMDEIGRGTSTFDGLALAAAIARQLLEKNRSLTLFATHYFELTRLNADYPECANVHLDAVEHGHRIVFLHALEEGPASQSYGIEVAALAGIPAPVIRDARRRLRALENREIHAGPQADLFAALPEPEAELLSHPVLTELADIDPDSLTPREALERLYALKRLAS; encoded by the coding sequence ATGCAGCAATATCTTCGCATCAAGGTGCAGCATCCCGACACCTTGCTGTTCTACCGCATGGGCGACTTCTACGAGCTGTTCTTCGAGGATGCCGAGAAGGCGGCCCGGCTGCTCGACATCACACTCACCACCCGCGGCCAGTCCAGCGGCCAGCCGATCAAGATGGCGGGCGTGCCCTTCCACGCGGTCGAACAGTACCTCGCCCGGCTGGTGAAGCTGGGCGAGGCCGTGGTGATTGCCGAGCAGGTGGGCGAACCCGGCGCCACAAAGGGGCCGATGGAGCGTGCGGTCAGCCGCATCGTCACGCCCGGCACGCTGACCGATGCCGCGCTGCTCGACGACCGTCGCGACGCCCTGCTGCTGTCGGCCAACCTTCATCGCGGCGTGCTCGGTCTGGCCTGGTTGAACCTGGCCAACGGCGACTTCCGCCTGATGCAGTGCCCGGCCGAGACGCTGCAGGCCCAGTTCGAGCGCCTGCGTCCGGCCGAGGTGCTGATCCCCGACGGCCTGGCGCTGCCGCTGCTCGACACCCTGGCGCCCGCGCTGCGTCGCCTGGCCGACTGGCAGTTCGATGCCGAGACCGGCACCCGGCTGCTGACCGGCCACTTCGGCACGCGCGACCTGGTCGGCTTCGGCGTCGAAGACCTGCCGGTCGCGCTCGGCGCCGCTGCCGCGCTCTACGACTACGCGCAGGCCACCCAGCGCCAGACGCTCGCCCACGTCACCGGCCTCGTCGTCGAGCGTGAATCGGAGTACCTGCGGCTCGACGCCGCCACCCGCCGCAACCTCGAACTCACCGAAACCCTGCGTGGCGAACCCGCACCGACCCTGCTGTCGCTGCTCGACACCTGCATCACCAGCATGGGTTCGCGCTGGCTGCGACATGCCTTGCACCACCCGCTGCGCGACCGTTCCGCGCCCGCCGCACGTCAGGCCGCGGTGGCGGAACTGGTCGGCGAGCAAGGCGATTACGGCATCGATAGCCGCGACGGACGCACCGCGGGCGCGGTGCGCAGCGCCCTGCGCGGCGTGGCCGACGTAGACCGCATCACCGCGCGCATCGCCTTGCGCAGTGCCCGGCCGCGCGACCTGTCCGCCCTTCGCGACAGCCTCGCCCGCCTGCCGGAACTGGGAGCGGCACTGGCGGACTGCAACACCACGCTGCTGCGCGAAGTCTGCGCTGCCCTCGAGATCGCGCCCGATCCGCTCGATCTACTGCAGCGCGCCATCGACGCCGAGCCCGCCGCCATGGTGCGCGACGGTGGTGTGATCGCGCCGGGCTACGATCCCGAACTGGACGAGCTGCGCGGCATCCAGAGCAACTGCGGCGAATTCCTGCTGGCGCTCGAGGCCCGTGAGCGCGAGCGCAGCGGCATTCCCAACCTCAAGGTCGAGTTCAATCGCGTGCACGGCTTCTACATCGAGGTCAGCCGCGCCAATGCCGAGAAGGTGCCGGACGACTACCGCCGCCGCCAGACGCTGAAGAACGCCGAGCGCTACATCACGCCCGAACTCAAGGCCTTCGAGGACAAGGCCCTGTCGGCCAACGAACGCGCCCTGGCGCGCGAGAAGCTGCTATACGAGACGATCCTCGACGCGCTGGCCGCCCACATTCCGGCACTGCAGCGCATCGCGCGCGCCCTGGCCCTGCTCGACGGCCTCGCCGCCTTCGCCGAGGCCGCCTTGCGCTACAACTACGTGCGCCCCCGCTTCCGCGACACGCCGGGCATCGACATCGCCGGCGGCCGCCACCCGGTGGTCGAGCGCCAGGTCGAGAACTTCATCCGCAACGACGCGCGGCTCGCGCCCACCCGCCGCATGCTGATGATCACCGGCCCCAACATGGGCGGCAAATCGACCTTCATGCGGCAGGTCGCGCTGATCTGCCTGCTGGCCCACGTCGGCAGCTTCGTGCCGGCGGATGCCGCCGAGCTCGGCCCGCTGGATGCCATCTTCACCCGCATCGGCGCCTCCGACGATCTCGCCTCCGGCCGTTCGACCTTCATGGTCGAGATGACCGAGGCCGCCGCCATCCTGCACGGCGCCAGCGAGCACAGCCTGGTGCTGATGGACGAGATCGGCCGCGGCACCTCGACCTTCGACGGGCTCGCACTGGCCGCGGCCATCGCACGCCAGCTGCTGGAGAAGAACCGCAGCCTGACGCTCTTCGCCACTCACTACTTCGAGCTCACCCGGCTCAACGCCGACTATCCGGAATGCGCCAACGTGCACCTGGATGCGGTCGAGCACGGCCACCGTATCGTCTTCCTGCATGCGCTGGAAGAAGGCCCGGCGAGCCAGAGCTACGGGATCGAGGTCGCCGCGCTGGCCGGCATTCCGGCTCCGGTGATCCGCGACGCCCGCCGCCGGCTGCGTGCGCTCGAGAACCGCGAGATCCACGCCGGCCCGCAGGCGGACCTGTTCGCCGCCCTGCCCGAGCCCGAAGCCGA
- a CDS encoding helix-turn-helix transcriptional regulator, translated as MAKADARKKVALTPILLDLSTAAAVVSLSEWTIQDLVRKGEFPAPRQMSGRRVGWLLRELQEWAESRPVSQIPPPPNTGAPKRKEAALPRLPSPIGQAQLRDCHIESSCLSCFTDDERVRTGVCSPLDSSK; from the coding sequence ATGGCAAAAGCCGACGCAAGGAAGAAAGTGGCGCTAACGCCGATTCTGCTGGATCTCTCGACCGCCGCCGCAGTTGTCTCGCTCTCCGAATGGACGATTCAAGATCTGGTCCGCAAAGGCGAGTTCCCCGCGCCGCGCCAGATGTCTGGCCGCCGCGTCGGCTGGCTGTTGCGCGAGCTGCAGGAGTGGGCGGAGTCGAGGCCGGTGTCGCAGATCCCGCCGCCGCCGAATACCGGCGCACCGAAGCGGAAGGAGGCGGCTTTACCACGCCTGCCCTCGCCGATCGGGCAGGCACAGTTACGCGATTGCCATATCGAGAGCTCTTGTTTAAGCTGCTTCACGGATGATGAAAGAGTTAGGACCGGAGTATGCAGTCCTTTGGACTCCTCCAAGTGA
- a CDS encoding helix-turn-helix domain-containing protein: MKAPNYTGEEVLAIRKKLRMNQMEFWWPLGITQSGGSRYESGRNIPKTVQKLLAIAYGTEKQSAAVVEALRKRDA; the protein is encoded by the coding sequence ATGAAGGCCCCCAACTACACCGGCGAGGAAGTGCTCGCGATCCGCAAAAAGCTCCGTATGAACCAGATGGAGTTCTGGTGGCCCCTCGGCATCACGCAGAGCGGCGGCAGCCGCTACGAATCCGGCCGGAACATCCCGAAGACGGTGCAGAAACTACTGGCGATCGCCTATGGCACCGAGAAGCAGTCCGCCGCGGTTGTCGAAGCCCTGCGCAAACGCGACGCCTGA
- a CDS encoding 3'-5' exonuclease, whose translation MKPILFYDSETQSLPLWNQPSDHPDQPHIVQLAALLVDPDTRESIASMDVIVRPDGWTIPADVAAVHGITTERAITVGVSESIALGLFMDLWHAADFRVGHNESFDARIIRIAQHRFECGELDVWKEGRAECTARLATPICALPPTEKMKAAKRFHHKTPNLSEAYRHLTGRELENAHSAMADVLACRDVYFNIIDMKEAA comes from the coding sequence ATGAAACCCATCCTGTTCTACGATTCGGAGACGCAATCGCTTCCGTTGTGGAATCAACCCAGCGATCACCCCGACCAGCCCCACATCGTCCAACTCGCTGCCCTTCTGGTCGATCCCGACACGCGCGAGTCCATCGCCAGCATGGACGTGATCGTGCGCCCCGATGGCTGGACGATTCCCGCCGATGTCGCGGCGGTGCACGGCATCACGACCGAGCGCGCAATCACCGTCGGCGTGTCCGAGAGCATTGCGCTCGGGCTCTTCATGGACCTGTGGCACGCCGCCGATTTTCGTGTCGGGCACAACGAGAGCTTCGACGCCAGAATCATCCGCATCGCCCAACACCGCTTCGAATGTGGCGAACTCGACGTGTGGAAGGAAGGTCGCGCGGAGTGCACCGCCCGGTTGGCAACGCCCATCTGTGCCCTGCCGCCGACCGAGAAAATGAAGGCCGCCAAGCGCTTCCACCACAAGACGCCGAACCTGAGCGAGGCCTACCGTCACCTCACCGGCCGCGAGCTCGAGAACGCACACAGCGCAATGGCTGACGTACTCGCCTGCAGGGACGTATATTTCAACATCATCGACATGAAGGAAGCAGCATGA
- a CDS encoding AAA family ATPase: MTILSGMNGTGKSSLRDAISFALTADLCRISKKGEAAALISEGATNARVFVQTDERDFEVTISKAGKITDGAAGTEPHAALPFVLDPSRLARLTDTERRAFLFSLLGIDSSHKAIGERLTRKGLDEQKISAVLPVLRAGFAAGEKHAKELASQARGAWKAVTGEAYGDKKAEGWQPAAVDVSGDPAKKADHARAQVGECEVLIASLQQQIGAARAARQAFEAEAIRRERLRDQAKMADRIRDRLKTAEENVEACRAQLAAAGGGEDPRAPGSYLLRGLASVTAEFVAVADDVDPELTNRANAHLAEYRKLHGDPNTEPGDPARADEIRRGLQTAESGAANARRDLAAAEAAAAELSELEKTPLEARASVGDIEEQLRALTTKRDEWRADERKYREAAGDAERRAQQIEDAARHHADVQQWLAIADALSPDGIQAEMIAEALDPLNATLAEHAALAQWQPPRIGPDMLITVGGRAYSLCSESERWRADALIALTIAQLSGLRFVVLDRLDVLDATGREDALFWLSDLAEAGQIGSAIVLATLKSAPAAAALPAHIASHWIERGTLIATHTNQQALEAA, translated from the coding sequence GTGACGATCTTGTCCGGGATGAACGGCACCGGCAAGTCGTCGCTGCGTGACGCGATCAGCTTTGCGCTCACCGCCGATCTGTGCCGCATCTCGAAGAAGGGCGAAGCCGCGGCGCTCATCAGCGAAGGGGCGACGAACGCCCGGGTGTTCGTGCAGACCGACGAGCGCGACTTCGAAGTCACCATCTCCAAGGCCGGAAAGATCACCGACGGCGCCGCCGGCACCGAGCCACACGCAGCCCTCCCCTTCGTCCTCGACCCGTCTCGGCTTGCACGTCTGACCGATACCGAGCGCCGCGCCTTCCTGTTCAGCCTGCTGGGCATCGATTCCAGCCACAAGGCCATTGGCGAGCGCCTGACGCGCAAAGGCCTGGACGAGCAGAAGATCTCCGCCGTGCTGCCGGTGCTGCGCGCTGGCTTCGCTGCGGGCGAGAAGCACGCCAAGGAACTGGCATCTCAGGCCCGCGGTGCATGGAAGGCCGTGACCGGCGAAGCCTACGGCGACAAGAAGGCCGAAGGCTGGCAGCCGGCCGCGGTTGATGTATCCGGCGACCCGGCGAAGAAGGCCGACCATGCCCGCGCCCAAGTTGGGGAGTGCGAGGTGCTGATCGCCAGCCTGCAGCAGCAGATCGGCGCAGCGCGGGCCGCCCGCCAAGCATTCGAGGCCGAGGCGATCCGCCGTGAACGGCTGCGCGATCAGGCCAAGATGGCCGATCGCATCCGCGACCGGCTCAAGACCGCCGAGGAGAACGTCGAAGCCTGCCGCGCGCAGCTCGCGGCGGCCGGCGGTGGCGAAGACCCGCGCGCACCCGGCTCGTACCTGCTGCGTGGGCTGGCGAGCGTAACCGCGGAGTTCGTGGCAGTTGCTGATGACGTTGACCCCGAACTCACCAACCGCGCAAACGCCCACCTCGCCGAGTACCGCAAGCTCCACGGTGACCCGAACACGGAGCCCGGCGACCCGGCCCGCGCCGACGAGATCCGCCGAGGCCTACAGACGGCCGAGTCCGGCGCCGCCAACGCCCGCCGAGACCTGGCCGCCGCAGAGGCTGCAGCCGCCGAACTCTCCGAGCTCGAGAAGACCCCGCTCGAAGCGCGGGCCAGCGTCGGCGACATCGAGGAGCAGCTGCGCGCACTCACCACCAAGCGCGACGAGTGGCGCGCAGATGAGCGCAAGTACCGTGAGGCAGCCGGAGACGCCGAGCGCCGCGCCCAGCAGATCGAAGACGCCGCCCGCCACCACGCCGACGTGCAGCAGTGGTTGGCCATCGCAGACGCCCTATCGCCCGACGGCATCCAGGCCGAGATGATCGCCGAAGCGCTGGACCCGCTGAACGCAACGCTGGCCGAACATGCAGCACTCGCGCAGTGGCAGCCACCGCGCATCGGTCCCGACATGCTCATCACGGTTGGGGGGCGGGCCTACAGCCTGTGCTCTGAAAGCGAGCGCTGGCGTGCCGATGCGCTGATCGCGCTCACGATTGCGCAGCTCTCAGGCCTGCGGTTCGTCGTGCTGGATCGGCTGGACGTGCTGGACGCCACCGGCCGCGAGGACGCGCTGTTCTGGCTCTCTGACCTGGCTGAGGCGGGGCAGATCGGCTCCGCCATCGTGCTGGCGACGCTCAAGAGCGCCCCGGCGGCCGCCGCACTGCCGGCGCATATCGCAAGTCACTGGATCGAGCGCGGCACCCTGATTGCCACCCACACCAACCAGCAAGCCCTGGAGGCAGCATGA